From the Deltaproteobacteria bacterium genome, one window contains:
- a CDS encoding arginine N-succinyltransferase gives MFVIRQSFQNDIDQIVAVAHHLDTMNLPADRRHIERIVATSERSFSGDLDRVEREYLFVLEDTGARRVVGTSMIHAKHGTRRAPHVFFRVVHEERYSVTLDRYFVHQCLRIGYNYDGPTEIGGLILLPDYRGRPESLGKFLSYVRFLFIAMHRDVFQDQVLSELLPPLEPDGTSALWNSLGYHFTGLSYQEADLLSKDNKEFIQALFPHELIYTSMLPERARSIIGQVGPAQRGVEKMLRRIGFEYAEQIDPFDGGPHFFADTDQITLVDNAIRGRAATSPADDAPWGIVAVEGDTGFRAACGRFSVTPGTDDVRIDDATRAALGVDLGQEVWWVAP, from the coding sequence GTGTTCGTAATTCGTCAATCGTTTCAAAACGATATCGACCAGATTGTCGCCGTCGCGCACCACCTGGACACGATGAACCTCCCGGCCGACCGCCGGCACATCGAGCGCATCGTCGCCACGTCCGAGCGGTCGTTTTCCGGCGACCTCGACCGGGTCGAGCGCGAATACCTGTTCGTCCTCGAGGACACGGGCGCCCGCCGCGTGGTCGGCACGTCGATGATCCACGCCAAACACGGCACGCGCCGCGCGCCCCACGTGTTCTTCCGCGTCGTGCACGAGGAGCGCTACTCGGTGACGCTCGACCGATACTTCGTCCACCAATGCCTGCGCATCGGCTACAACTACGACGGGCCGACGGAGATCGGCGGGCTGATCCTGCTGCCGGACTACCGCGGCCGGCCCGAGTCACTCGGCAAGTTCCTGTCGTACGTCCGGTTCCTGTTCATCGCGATGCATCGCGACGTGTTCCAGGACCAGGTGCTGTCCGAGCTGTTGCCCCCGCTGGAACCGGACGGCACGAGCGCGCTGTGGAACAGCCTCGGTTACCACTTCACCGGGCTGTCGTACCAGGAGGCCGACCTGCTGTCGAAGGACAACAAGGAGTTCATCCAGGCATTGTTTCCGCACGAGCTGATCTACACGAGCATGCTGCCGGAACGCGCGCGCTCGATCATCGGCCAGGTCGGACCCGCTCAGCGCGGCGTCGAAAAGATGCTGCGGCGCATCGGCTTCGAGTACGCGGAGCAGATCGATCCATTCGACGGCGGCCCGCACTTTTTCGCGGATACCGATCAGATCACGCTGGTCGACAACGCGATCCGCGGTCGCGCCGCGACCTCCCCGGCGGACGACGCGCCGTGGGGCATCGTTGCGGTGGAGGGCGACACCGGGTTCCGCGCGGCCTGCGGGCGGTTTTCCGTCACGCCCGGCACCGACGACGTGCGCATCGACGACGCGACGCGCGCGGCCCTCGGCGTCGACCTCGGCCAGGAGGTGTGGTGGGTCGCGCCGTGA
- a CDS encoding glycosyltransferase family 2 protein has product MYRHLRVAVVMPAFNEERSIEAAVASVPAYVDRIVVVDDASRDATAAVAGRRGGPRVEIVRHGANRGVGAAIATGYRRALAHGDDVVAVMAGDGQMDPADLPRLLDPIVDGAADYVKGNRFAHPDVWREMPVSRLVGNIALSFATKVTSGYWRVFDSQCGYTAISRRALAALDLDRLFPRYGYPNDLLARLHACGARVVDVPVRPVYGPAWRSGLRPRHVVYPISFVLMRSWAQRVARPAARRALAEPPAP; this is encoded by the coding sequence ATGTACCGCCATTTGCGCGTAGCCGTGGTGATGCCGGCGTTCAACGAGGAGCGCTCGATCGAGGCCGCGGTCGCCTCGGTGCCCGCGTACGTGGACCGCATCGTCGTGGTGGACGATGCGTCGCGCGACGCCACGGCCGCCGTCGCCGGGCGCCGCGGCGGCCCGCGCGTCGAGATCGTCCGCCACGGCGCCAACCGCGGCGTCGGCGCGGCGATCGCGACCGGCTACCGGCGCGCGCTGGCCCACGGCGACGACGTCGTCGCGGTGATGGCCGGCGACGGCCAGATGGACCCGGCCGACTTGCCGCGCCTGCTCGACCCGATCGTCGACGGCGCCGCCGACTACGTCAAGGGCAATCGGTTCGCCCACCCGGACGTGTGGCGCGAGATGCCGGTGTCGCGACTGGTCGGCAACATCGCGCTGTCGTTCGCCACCAAGGTGACGAGCGGCTACTGGCGCGTGTTCGACTCGCAGTGCGGCTACACGGCGATCTCGCGGCGCGCGCTCGCCGCGCTCGACCTGGATCGACTGTTTCCGCGATACGGCTATCCCAACGATCTGCTCGCGCGGCTGCACGCGTGCGGCGCGCGCGTCGTCGACGTGCCCGTGCGGCCGGTGTACGGCCCCGCGTGGCGCAGCGGCTTGCGACCGCGCCACGTCGTGTATCCGATCTCGTTCGTATTGATGCGGTCGTGGGCGCAGCGAGTCGCGCGGCCGGCGGCGCGGCGCGCGCTGGCCGAGCCGCCGGCGCCGTGA
- a CDS encoding sigma-54-dependent Fis family transcriptional regulator, producing the protein MPTVTDSDPVVLIVDDERNIRRTLRMVLEGEGYVALEAADAAEAERHLRGPRRIDAVLLDVKLGDDNGIDLLERMKSRGPDGAHNGFDPDIPVIMISGHATIEDAVQSTRIGAFDFLEKPLDRSHVVITVRNAIDRRRMALEVNRLRATVDARYEMLGTSPAMQAVRRQIAKVAPTRSRVLITGESGTGKELIARAIHRNSPVAGGEFVKVNCAAIPPELIESELFGHERGAFTGAIAKKRGLFEVADGGTLFLDEIGDMSLPAQAKVLRVLQTGEFARVGGEQTLKTDCRVVAATNKDLQRAVEDGTFREDLYFRLNVVPIRSPALRERLEDIPLLVEAFVRECCEENGFRPKRVRPEVIDRLRAYHWPGNVRELRNVVERLVIMSDDEIGEHDLPDYILSGQRPVAAAPAAGGEFDMANYGAMSLREFREHMERAYIRHKLDEFDWNISRTAQALGIERTNLHKKLRALGIQRGE; encoded by the coding sequence ATGCCGACCGTGACTGACTCGGACCCGGTCGTCCTGATCGTGGACGACGAGCGAAACATCCGCCGCACGCTTCGCATGGTGCTCGAGGGCGAGGGCTATGTCGCGCTCGAAGCCGCCGACGCCGCCGAGGCGGAGCGCCACCTGCGCGGCCCTCGCCGCATCGACGCCGTACTTCTCGACGTGAAGCTCGGCGACGACAACGGCATCGACTTGCTCGAACGCATGAAGTCGCGCGGCCCCGACGGAGCGCACAACGGCTTCGACCCGGACATCCCGGTCATCATGATCTCGGGCCATGCGACGATCGAAGACGCGGTTCAGTCCACGCGCATCGGCGCGTTCGATTTTCTCGAGAAGCCGCTCGACCGCAGCCACGTCGTGATCACCGTTCGCAACGCGATCGACCGCCGGCGCATGGCGCTCGAGGTCAACCGCCTGCGAGCGACCGTCGACGCGCGCTACGAGATGCTCGGCACGTCGCCGGCGATGCAGGCCGTGCGCCGCCAGATCGCCAAGGTCGCGCCGACGCGCAGCCGCGTGCTGATCACCGGCGAAAGCGGCACCGGCAAGGAGTTGATCGCCCGCGCCATCCACCGCAACAGCCCGGTAGCCGGCGGCGAGTTCGTCAAGGTCAACTGCGCGGCGATTCCGCCGGAGCTGATCGAGAGCGAACTGTTCGGTCACGAGCGCGGCGCGTTCACCGGCGCGATCGCGAAAAAGCGCGGGCTGTTCGAGGTCGCCGACGGCGGCACCCTGTTTCTCGACGAAATCGGCGACATGTCGTTGCCGGCGCAGGCGAAGGTCTTGCGCGTGCTGCAGACCGGCGAGTTCGCTCGGGTCGGCGGCGAGCAGACGCTGAAGACGGACTGCCGCGTCGTCGCCGCAACCAATAAAGATCTGCAACGAGCGGTCGAAGACGGCACGTTCCGCGAAGACCTGTACTTTCGCCTCAACGTCGTGCCGATCCGGTCGCCCGCGCTGCGCGAGCGCCTCGAGGACATCCCGCTGTTGGTCGAGGCGTTCGTGCGGGAATGTTGCGAGGAAAACGGATTTCGGCCCAAGCGCGTGCGGCCGGAGGTGATCGACCGCCTGCGCGCCTATCATTGGCCCGGCAACGTCCGCGAGCTGCGCAACGTCGTCGAGCGGCTCGTCATCATGAGCGACGACGAAATCGGCGAGCACGATCTGCCCGACTACATCCTGTCGGGACAGCGGCCCGTCGCGGCGGCGCCTGCCGCCGGCGGCGAGTTCGACATGGCGAACTATGGCGCGATGTCGCTGCGCGAGTTTCGCGAGCACATGGAGAGGGCGTACATTCGCCACAAGCTCGACGAGTTCGACTGGAACATCTCGCGCACGGCGCAAGCGCTCGGGATCGAGCGGACGAACTTGCACAAGAAGCTGCGCGCGCTCGGTATCCAGCGGGGCGAATGA
- a CDS encoding polysaccharide deacetylase family protein: MRPFASTAVLSVLALAAVARAGAPWPQPAAGPSASGDPELLLTFDDGPHEEYTPQILDELKRRGLHAVFFWVGRRITGDRRGVDARRQIARRAVREGHLVGNHTIHHAQLCAGPRERAAFEIDENARMFRDLLGMPLRWFRAPYGAKCDRVRAMLAARGLTHFHWDMDPHEWEHHDLNLTLAYVERKLRALDGRGVLLMHDTKAVTARALPLILDWIDRENERRLRAGLRPIRIISYVDVAREQLAPGLAAWLRDAGADAAELAMRLAATIPGDTGRATAARAAGPR; this comes from the coding sequence GTGCGCCCGTTCGCGTCGACCGCCGTCCTGTCCGTATTGGCGCTGGCCGCCGTCGCGCGCGCCGGGGCGCCGTGGCCGCAGCCGGCCGCGGGACCGTCGGCCAGCGGCGACCCCGAACTGCTGCTCACGTTCGACGACGGGCCCCACGAGGAGTACACGCCGCAGATCCTCGACGAGTTGAAACGGCGCGGCCTGCACGCCGTGTTCTTCTGGGTCGGCCGCCGGATCACCGGCGACCGCCGGGGCGTCGACGCGCGGCGGCAGATCGCTCGCCGCGCCGTGCGCGAGGGCCACCTCGTCGGCAACCACACCATCCATCACGCGCAGCTGTGCGCCGGGCCGCGCGAGCGGGCCGCGTTCGAGATCGACGAAAACGCCCGCATGTTCCGCGACCTGCTCGGCATGCCGCTGCGCTGGTTCCGCGCGCCGTACGGGGCCAAGTGCGATCGCGTCCGCGCGATGCTGGCGGCGCGGGGCCTCACGCACTTTCACTGGGACATGGACCCGCACGAGTGGGAGCACCACGACCTGAACCTCACGCTCGCCTACGTCGAGCGCAAGCTGCGCGCGCTCGACGGCCGCGGCGTCCTGCTGATGCACGACACCAAAGCGGTCACCGCGCGGGCGCTGCCGCTCATCCTCGACTGGATCGACCGCGAGAACGAGCGGCGGCTGCGCGCCGGACTGCGGCCGATCCGCATCATTTCCTACGTCGACGTCGCGCGCGAACAGCTCGCGCCCGGCCTGGCGGCGTGGCTGCGCGACGCGGGCGCCGACGCCGCGGAGCTGGCAATGCGGCTGGCCGCGACGATTCCGGGCGACACGGGGCGCGCGACCGCGGCGCGCGCGGCGGGTCCGCGCTGA
- a CDS encoding single-stranded DNA-binding protein, with translation MAGGVNKVILIGNLGADPDMRYTPSGAGVCEMRIATNESWTDKQGQRQERTEWHRVVVWGKRAELCAKYLSKGRQCYVEGRLRTRSWEDKDGNKRYTTEIVATDVQFLGGGGRGGGGGGDFPPPPEPDGPYDNGGFGGGSPDDDIPF, from the coding sequence ATGGCCGGCGGCGTCAACAAAGTCATCCTCATCGGAAATCTCGGGGCCGACCCCGACATGCGCTACACCCCCAGCGGCGCGGGGGTGTGCGAGATGCGCATCGCCACCAACGAGAGCTGGACCGACAAGCAGGGCCAGCGCCAGGAGCGCACCGAGTGGCATCGCGTCGTGGTGTGGGGCAAGCGCGCCGAGCTGTGCGCCAAGTACCTGTCCAAGGGGCGGCAGTGCTACGTCGAGGGCCGGCTGCGCACGCGGTCGTGGGAAGACAAGGACGGCAACAAGCGCTACACGACGGAGATCGTCGCCACCGACGTGCAGTTCCTCGGCGGCGGCGGGCGCGGCGGCGGCGGCGGCGGAGACTTCCCGCCTCCCCCGGAGCCGGACGGGCCCTACGACAACGGCGGCTTCGGCGGCGGCAGCCCGGACGACGACATCCCGTTCTGA